A single region of the Halomicroarcula saliterrae genome encodes:
- the eno gene encoding phosphopyruvate hydratase has translation MTRITDVRLRRVLDSRGNTTVEADVSTTNGGFGRAAAPSGASTGEHEAIELPAQEAIARARDHALSRLEGEVDSTDQRAVDAALHDADGTDNFSEIGANSAVAISMAAAKAGADSVGVPLYQHLGGTFRGSAPTPLGNVIGGGAHAAEATDIQEFLSVPVGAPSVEDAVLANARVHAHIKELLRAEDVPTNKGDEGAWAPPIGDDRAFEIVDEATASVAEEVGFDIGFGLDVAASELHEDGDYVYGDRTRSTAEQIDYVAEMVREYDLRYVEDPLDENAFGEWAELTDEVGSETLVCGDDLFVTNVARLQEGIERGSANSILIKPNQIGTLTDAVDAIERGAAHGVESVVSHRSGETEDTTIAHLAVGVGAPFIKTGTVGGERTAKLNELLRIEGRA, from the coding sequence ATGACACGCATCACCGACGTTCGACTGCGGCGCGTACTCGATTCGAGAGGGAACACTACCGTGGAGGCCGACGTGTCGACGACGAACGGCGGGTTCGGCCGCGCGGCCGCCCCGAGCGGGGCGAGCACCGGCGAGCACGAGGCCATCGAGCTGCCGGCCCAGGAAGCCATCGCACGGGCCCGGGACCACGCGCTCTCCCGGCTCGAAGGGGAGGTCGACAGCACGGACCAGCGTGCGGTCGACGCCGCGCTCCACGACGCCGACGGGACCGACAACTTCTCCGAAATCGGCGCGAACTCGGCCGTCGCAATCAGCATGGCCGCGGCGAAGGCCGGCGCCGACAGCGTGGGCGTCCCGCTGTATCAGCATCTGGGCGGCACCTTCCGCGGGAGCGCCCCCACGCCGCTTGGCAACGTCATCGGCGGCGGCGCCCACGCGGCGGAGGCGACCGACATCCAGGAGTTCCTCTCGGTGCCGGTCGGCGCCCCGTCGGTCGAGGACGCCGTCCTCGCCAACGCGCGGGTCCACGCCCACATCAAGGAACTGCTCCGGGCCGAGGACGTCCCGACGAACAAGGGCGACGAGGGGGCGTGGGCGCCGCCAATCGGGGACGACAGGGCCTTCGAAATCGTCGACGAGGCGACCGCGTCGGTCGCCGAGGAGGTCGGCTTCGACATCGGGTTCGGGCTTGACGTGGCCGCCTCGGAGCTCCACGAGGACGGCGACTACGTCTACGGCGACCGCACCAGGTCGACGGCCGAGCAGATCGACTACGTCGCGGAGATGGTCCGGGAGTACGACCTGCGCTACGTCGAGGACCCCCTCGACGAGAACGCCTTCGGCGAGTGGGCCGAGCTGACCGACGAGGTCGGGTCGGAGACGCTCGTCTGCGGGGACGACCTCTTCGTGACCAACGTCGCCCGCCTGCAGGAGGGTATCGAGCGGGGGTCGGCCAACAGCATCCTCATCAAGCCCAACCAGATAGGGACGCTGACCGACGCCGTCGACGCCATCGAGCGCGGCGCCGCCCACGGCGTCGAGTCGGTCGTCTCCCACCGGAGCGGCGAGACCGAGGACACCACCATCGCGCACCTCGCGGTCGGCGTCGGCGCGCCCTTCATCAAGACCGGCACGGTGGGCGGCGAGCGGACGGCGAAGCTGAACGAACTGCTGCGAATCGAGGGGCGGGCCTGA
- the pyk gene encoding pyruvate kinase: MRSAKIVCTIGPASDSVETLTGLAEAGMSVARMNASHGTPEHRRTVIDRVRKVDEATAHPVAVMHDLPGPEVRTAPLEEPIQLAADSTVRFVVGTDATPEEIGLSHDISAVEPGDRILLDDARIAATVASVTDGTVTATVENGGKLGGRKGVIVPGVELGLPTVTEKDRRELEVAAEKEVDFVAASFVRDGEFVREIERTLADLDADIPIIAKIERDIAVENIDSIVDAAYGVMVARGDLGVELPLEDVPMIQKRIIRKCNVAGVPVITATEMLDSMTTARRPTRAEASDVANAVLDGTDAVMLSGETAMGNHPVRVVETMANIVSDVESAPEYDQNLEQHVPDADESRADALARSARFLARDIGAEAIVVASESGYTALKAAKFRPSIPVVASTPNDVVRRRLTLSWGILPATTPYTAEGAGAVINSAVQSALETGAAESGDTVVVLSGMMTELEGVNTSNVLKIHVASETVGRGQSVVSGLVSGPFHWVDDGDLGDVPEGAILGVPEGFDGEFSGDVENVAGIVDAHQGTTGYAAMVARELSIPMVSSATVSDNAVEGDVVTLDAERGVIYDDAIHRRSHGE; this comes from the coding sequence ATGCGGTCGGCGAAGATCGTCTGTACCATCGGACCGGCGTCGGACTCGGTGGAGACGCTGACCGGTCTGGCCGAGGCGGGGATGTCCGTCGCCCGCATGAACGCGAGCCACGGCACGCCGGAACACCGGCGGACCGTCATCGACCGGGTCCGAAAGGTCGACGAAGCGACCGCCCACCCGGTCGCGGTGATGCACGACCTGCCCGGCCCCGAGGTCCGGACGGCGCCCCTGGAAGAGCCCATCCAGCTCGCGGCCGATTCGACCGTCAGGTTCGTCGTCGGGACCGACGCGACCCCCGAGGAGATCGGCCTCTCACACGACATCAGCGCGGTCGAGCCCGGGGACCGGATACTGCTCGACGACGCCCGCATCGCGGCGACGGTGGCGTCGGTCACGGACGGCACGGTCACCGCGACCGTCGAGAACGGCGGGAAGCTGGGCGGGCGGAAGGGCGTCATCGTCCCTGGCGTCGAACTGGGCCTGCCCACCGTCACCGAGAAGGACCGACGCGAACTGGAGGTCGCGGCAGAGAAGGAGGTGGACTTCGTCGCGGCGAGTTTCGTCCGTGACGGCGAGTTCGTCCGCGAGATAGAGCGGACGCTGGCCGACCTCGATGCGGACATCCCCATCATCGCGAAGATAGAGCGCGACATCGCCGTCGAGAACATCGACAGCATCGTCGACGCGGCCTACGGTGTGATGGTCGCCCGGGGCGACCTCGGCGTGGAGTTACCCCTCGAAGACGTCCCGATGATACAGAAACGCATCATCCGCAAGTGCAACGTCGCGGGCGTCCCGGTCATCACCGCGACAGAGATGCTGGACTCGATGACCACGGCCCGCCGGCCCACGCGGGCGGAGGCCTCGGACGTGGCCAACGCGGTGCTCGACGGCACCGACGCCGTGATGCTCTCGGGCGAGACGGCCATGGGCAACCACCCGGTCCGCGTCGTGGAGACGATGGCCAACATCGTCAGCGACGTGGAGTCCGCGCCGGAGTACGACCAGAACCTCGAACAGCACGTCCCTGACGCCGACGAGTCCCGGGCCGACGCGCTGGCCCGGTCGGCGCGCTTTCTCGCGCGCGACATCGGCGCGGAGGCCATCGTCGTCGCCAGCGAATCCGGCTACACGGCGCTGAAAGCCGCGAAGTTCCGGCCGTCGATTCCGGTGGTGGCGTCGACGCCGAACGACGTGGTCCGCCGCCGGCTGACCCTCTCGTGGGGCATCTTGCCGGCGACGACTCCATACACCGCGGAGGGCGCGGGCGCCGTCATCAACAGCGCCGTCCAGTCGGCCCTGGAGACGGGGGCGGCCGAGAGCGGCGACACGGTCGTCGTCCTCTCGGGGATGATGACCGAGCTCGAAGGCGTCAACACCTCGAACGTGCTGAAAATCCACGTCGCCTCCGAGACCGTCGGCCGGGGACAGTCGGTCGTCTCGGGGCTCGTCTCCGGCCCGTTCCACTGGGTCGACGACGGCGACCTCGGGGACGTGCCCGAGGGGGCGATACTCGGCGTCCCCGAAGGGTTCGACGGGGAGTTCTCCGGCGACGTGGAGAACGTCGCCGGCATCGTCGACGCACACCAGGGCACCACCGGCTACGCCGCGATGGTCGCGCGCGAACTGTCGATTCCGATGGTGTCGTCGGCCACCGTCTCCGACAACGCGGTCGAGGGGGACGTGGTGACGCTGGACGCCGAGCGGGGCGTCATCTACGACGACGCGATACACCGGCGCAGCCACGGCGAGTAG
- the gap gene encoding type I glyceraldehyde-3-phosphate dehydrogenase translates to MSQTGTETVRIGLNGFGRIGRTVFRAALEDDRVEIVGINDVMDDEEIAYLAKYDTVMGTLDGVELRDGELTVDPADFSAPLYGETSPADLPWDDRDVDVAFECTGIFRTRDDAAQYLDAGADKVVISAPPKGEEPVKQIVYGVNEDEYDGEEIVSNASCTTNSVTPVVKVLDDQFGIEFGQLTTVHAYTGSQNLVDGPSGKPRRRRAAAENIIPTSTGAAKAVTEVLPQLAGKLDGMAIRVPVPAGSVTELIVNLEADVTAGDVNAAFREAADGDLAGVLGYTDEAVVSSDIVGLPFSTYVDLDLTNVVGGMTKIFTWYDNEYGFSSRMLDVAVHVAED, encoded by the coding sequence ATGTCGCAAACAGGAACTGAGACAGTTCGAATCGGGCTGAACGGTTTCGGACGCATCGGCCGCACCGTCTTCCGCGCGGCGCTCGAAGACGACCGGGTCGAAATCGTCGGTATCAACGACGTCATGGACGACGAGGAGATCGCCTACCTCGCGAAGTACGACACGGTCATGGGGACTCTCGACGGCGTCGAACTCCGCGACGGCGAACTGACCGTCGACCCGGCCGACTTCTCCGCGCCGCTGTACGGTGAAACGTCGCCGGCGGACCTCCCGTGGGACGACCGCGATGTCGACGTCGCCTTCGAGTGTACCGGCATCTTCCGGACCCGGGACGACGCGGCCCAGTATCTCGACGCCGGTGCCGACAAGGTGGTCATCTCCGCGCCACCGAAAGGCGAGGAGCCGGTCAAACAGATAGTGTACGGCGTCAACGAGGACGAGTACGACGGCGAGGAGATCGTCTCGAACGCCTCCTGTACGACGAACTCCGTCACGCCGGTCGTGAAGGTGCTCGACGACCAGTTCGGCATCGAGTTCGGCCAGCTCACCACCGTCCACGCCTACACCGGGTCCCAGAACCTCGTCGACGGCCCCAGCGGGAAGCCCCGTCGCCGCCGCGCGGCCGCCGAGAACATCATTCCCACGAGCACCGGCGCCGCGAAGGCGGTCACCGAGGTCCTCCCGCAACTGGCGGGGAAACTCGACGGGATGGCCATCCGCGTCCCGGTTCCGGCGGGCTCGGTCACCGAACTCATCGTGAACCTCGAGGCAGACGTGACCGCGGGCGACGTGAACGCGGCGTTCCGCGAGGCGGCCGACGGCGACCTCGCGGGCGTGCTGGGCTACACCGACGAAGCGGTCGTCTCCTCGGACATCGTCGGGCTCCCGTTCTCGACGTACGTCGACCTCGACCTGACGAACGTGGTCGGCGGGATGACCAAGATATTCACGTGGTACGACAACGAGTACGGCTTCTCCAGCCGGATGCTCGACGTGGCGGTACACGTCGCCGAGGACTGA
- the lpdA gene encoding dihydrolipoyl dehydrogenase, with product METANTLATDLVVIGAGPGGYTAAIRGAQRGLDVVLVERETVGGVCVNHGCIPAKSLIHAAGFQKDIRQWNDIGIETGEVTVDFQAVQEWKNEVVRRLDEDILAALDQHDVTLLDGTARFRDSTTVVVDGETGDRTVTFDHAVVATGSQPLEIPGLEFDRDGVISSRDLLQVETVPDEIIVVGGGYIGMEAVTKFAKFGSSVRVVEARDRVLGAFEREVVDAIQETSEMYTDGIYTSALARGVEHEDGKPVLVVDHEGEERRFSGDYVVVAAGRDTAAARDRLALEHTAVELSDDGSIATDDQMRTTDDHIFAVGDAAGEPFLAHVAYREGKVAAAVAAGDDDSFDTQYVPAVMYTDPEVAVVGLSEAAAREAHDTIQVGRVPMATSGRALSANKPAGHVKVVADGEGTLLGAQVVGARASDTVAEATLALELDASLDDIRTTLHGHPTFPEALADAADDAVGESIHSH from the coding sequence ATGGAGACAGCGAACACGCTCGCCACGGACCTCGTCGTCATCGGTGCCGGCCCGGGCGGCTATACAGCGGCGATCCGGGGCGCACAGCGGGGCCTCGACGTCGTGCTGGTCGAGCGCGAGACCGTCGGCGGCGTCTGTGTCAACCACGGCTGCATCCCGGCCAAGTCGCTCATCCACGCGGCCGGCTTCCAGAAAGACATCCGGCAGTGGAACGACATCGGCATCGAGACGGGGGAGGTGACGGTCGATTTCCAGGCGGTTCAGGAGTGGAAGAACGAGGTCGTCCGCCGGCTGGACGAGGACATCCTGGCGGCGCTGGACCAGCACGACGTGACGCTGCTCGACGGGACCGCCCGCTTTCGCGATTCGACGACGGTCGTCGTCGACGGCGAGACGGGCGACCGGACCGTGACCTTCGACCACGCCGTCGTCGCGACCGGCTCCCAGCCCCTCGAAATCCCGGGGCTGGAGTTCGACCGGGACGGCGTCATCTCCTCGCGGGACCTCCTTCAGGTCGAGACGGTGCCCGACGAGATAATCGTCGTCGGCGGGGGGTACATCGGGATGGAGGCCGTCACGAAGTTCGCCAAGTTCGGCTCGTCGGTCAGGGTCGTCGAGGCGCGCGACCGCGTGCTGGGGGCGTTCGAGCGGGAGGTCGTCGACGCCATCCAGGAGACCAGCGAGATGTACACCGACGGCATCTACACGTCGGCGCTGGCCAGAGGGGTCGAACACGAGGACGGCAAGCCGGTGCTCGTCGTCGACCACGAGGGCGAGGAACGCCGGTTCTCGGGTGACTACGTCGTCGTCGCGGCCGGCCGGGACACGGCGGCGGCCCGCGACCGCCTCGCGCTCGAACACACCGCTGTCGAGCTGAGCGACGACGGCTCCATCGCGACCGACGACCAGATGCGCACGACGGACGACCACATCTTCGCCGTCGGCGACGCCGCGGGCGAGCCGTTCCTGGCCCACGTCGCCTACCGGGAGGGGAAGGTCGCCGCCGCCGTCGCGGCGGGCGACGACGACAGCTTCGACACCCAATACGTCCCCGCGGTGATGTACACCGACCCGGAGGTCGCGGTGGTCGGGCTCAGCGAGGCCGCGGCCCGGGAGGCACACGACACGATACAGGTCGGGCGGGTCCCGATGGCGACCTCGGGACGGGCGCTCTCGGCCAACAAACCGGCCGGCCACGTCAAGGTCGTCGCGGACGGCGAGGGGACGCTGCTCGGCGCACAGGTCGTCGGCGCGCGGGCGTCCGACACGGTCGCCGAGGCCACTCTCGCGCTGGAACTGGACGCGTCGCTCGACGACATCCGGACCACGCTGCACGGCCATCCGACCTTCCCCGAAGCGCTGGCGGACGCCGCCGACGACGCGGTCGGCGAATCCATCCACTCCCACTAG
- a CDS encoding HpcH/HpaI aldolase family protein — translation MRTENALRHALERGETVFGASAATFSPTVIEILGDIGLDFVWLDFEHAGPSPYDSTAVAELTRAAETADIELLVRLPKPDPALVRKVLDAGVRTVLLPRIETAADLRPAVEAAYFAYDGDVGDRGVGVGRSGTWAGYVDSFVGGEDSEILVGTMIENATAVEHVEEILAVPRLGFAFVGPADLSMSLSAGDPLADNSEAVEDAIERTRGACLDAEVPIGRIQNDPMAAQAAVDDGYQVVRIGGDAGAVREVLGGRLSELR, via the coding sequence GTGAGGACCGAGAACGCGCTCCGGCACGCGCTCGAACGCGGTGAGACGGTGTTCGGGGCGAGCGCCGCGACGTTCTCGCCGACGGTCATCGAGATACTGGGCGATATCGGGCTGGACTTCGTCTGGCTGGACTTCGAGCACGCCGGCCCGAGCCCCTACGACAGCACCGCCGTCGCGGAGCTGACCCGCGCCGCGGAAACCGCCGACATCGAACTGCTCGTCCGCCTCCCCAAACCCGACCCGGCGCTCGTCAGGAAGGTGCTCGACGCCGGTGTCCGGACCGTCCTCCTGCCCCGCATCGAGACGGCGGCCGACCTGCGCCCGGCGGTCGAGGCGGCCTACTTCGCCTACGACGGCGACGTCGGCGACCGGGGCGTCGGCGTCGGCCGGTCGGGCACCTGGGCGGGCTACGTCGACAGCTTCGTCGGCGGCGAGGACAGCGAGATACTGGTCGGAACGATGATAGAGAACGCCACCGCCGTCGAGCACGTCGAGGAGATCCTCGCCGTCCCGCGGCTGGGATTCGCCTTCGTCGGGCCGGCCGACCTCTCGATGTCGCTCTCGGCGGGCGACCCGCTGGCGGACAACAGCGAGGCCGTCGAGGACGCCATCGAACGGACCCGCGGGGCCTGTCTCGACGCCGAGGTCCCCATCGGCCGCATCCAGAACGACCCGATGGCGGCTCAGGCGGCCGTCGACGACGGTTATCAGGTCGTTCGTATCGGCGGCGACGCCGGCGCCGTCCGCGAGGTACTCGGCGGCCGGCTGAGCGAGCTCCGGTAG
- a CDS encoding rhodanese-like domain-containing protein, translated as MDGEIGNEEMHELVEAEDAHVIDIRSPAAFQRGHIPGSENVPLPSLVDTVERFEGADRVVTVCPKGKSSVQAARLIASYEGFDGRVESFEPGLSGWEGPIEDGGEAATDGAGDEGPDAPF; from the coding sequence ATGGACGGCGAAATCGGGAACGAGGAGATGCACGAACTGGTCGAGGCCGAGGACGCGCACGTCATCGACATCCGCTCGCCGGCGGCGTTCCAGCGGGGCCACATCCCCGGGAGCGAGAACGTCCCGCTCCCTTCGCTGGTCGACACCGTCGAGCGCTTCGAGGGCGCCGACCGGGTGGTCACGGTCTGTCCCAAGGGGAAATCCAGCGTACAGGCGGCCCGGCTCATCGCGTCCTACGAGGGGTTCGACGGTCGCGTCGAGAGCTTCGAGCCGGGGCTGTCGGGCTGGGAGGGGCCCATCGAGGACGGCGGCGAAGCGGCCACTGACGGGGCGGGCGACGAAGGCCCCGACGCGCCGTTCTGA
- a CDS encoding NUDIX hydrolase — protein MSRDPTHEWPVLESVAEYETGWYTGGYDRVRQPDGSEKDYYWAELPDAVVVVARTGDELVLVDQYRPTIREQCLELPAGIVEDGESYTTAGARELREETGFEPAGVSLLEEFDCATGVLRHRRGIVFAEGLTPTDRELDDNEFLSVTTVPVEDALDVARREPANDATIEGILLAQADGLL, from the coding sequence ATGAGCCGCGACCCGACCCACGAGTGGCCCGTTCTCGAATCGGTCGCCGAGTACGAGACCGGCTGGTACACCGGCGGCTACGACCGCGTGCGCCAGCCCGACGGCTCGGAGAAGGACTACTACTGGGCGGAACTCCCCGACGCCGTCGTCGTGGTCGCCCGCACCGGCGACGAACTCGTCCTGGTCGACCAGTACCGCCCGACCATCCGCGAGCAGTGTCTGGAACTCCCCGCCGGCATCGTCGAGGACGGCGAGTCCTACACCACCGCCGGTGCCCGGGAACTCCGCGAGGAGACCGGCTTCGAGCCCGCCGGCGTCTCCCTGCTGGAGGAGTTCGACTGCGCGACCGGCGTGCTCCGGCACCGACGGGGCATCGTCTTCGCCGAGGGGCTCACTCCGACGGACCGGGAACTCGACGACAACGAGTTCCTCTCGGTGACGACGGTCCCCGTCGAAGACGCGCTCGACGTCGCCCGACGCGAACCCGCCAACGACGCCACCATCGAGGGGATTTTGCTCGCACAGGCCGACGGACTGCTCTGA
- a CDS encoding DUF5809 family protein, producing MDTEGQFSPTTVAAARDRYDALGSTAQVVVKEVAKAMGLSAEEYRERVTGEVVETARDALFAESLSVTVGSHEEFETWREDTDHAVEVIGSEHVDNVVWHAPEFADDAVAATFQSERDAAVGTLRRQAFGRLYSEVV from the coding sequence ATGGATACCGAGGGGCAGTTCTCGCCGACGACAGTCGCCGCGGCGCGTGACCGCTACGATGCGCTGGGGTCGACCGCACAGGTCGTCGTCAAAGAGGTGGCCAAAGCCATGGGCCTTTCCGCCGAGGAGTACCGCGAGCGGGTGACCGGCGAGGTCGTCGAGACCGCCCGCGACGCCCTGTTCGCGGAGTCGCTGTCGGTGACTGTCGGCAGTCACGAGGAGTTCGAGACCTGGCGCGAGGACACCGACCACGCCGTCGAGGTCATCGGTTCGGAGCACGTGGACAACGTCGTCTGGCACGCGCCCGAATTCGCCGACGACGCCGTCGCCGCCACTTTCCAGTCCGAACGGGACGCGGCCGTCGGCACCCTCCGCCGGCAGGCGTTCGGCCGTCTCTACAGCGAGGTCGTCTGA
- a CDS encoding DUF5810 domain-containing protein has protein sequence MGYACPVCAEPQADATHLANHLAFTALTGGADHEAWLDDNVDEWDQLGESELSEIVVEHADETEFPQVFEESGTHDHADDLPPGARSRPDTGSMSDDDAAVLEAARELTREMLSESADDDEGETE, from the coding sequence ATGGGCTATGCCTGTCCCGTCTGTGCGGAGCCACAGGCCGACGCGACCCACCTCGCGAACCACCTCGCCTTCACCGCGCTGACCGGCGGCGCCGACCACGAGGCGTGGCTGGACGACAACGTCGACGAGTGGGACCAGCTCGGCGAGTCCGAACTGTCCGAAATCGTCGTCGAGCACGCCGACGAGACGGAGTTCCCGCAGGTGTTCGAGGAGAGCGGCACCCACGACCACGCCGACGACCTGCCGCCGGGGGCTCGGAGCCGGCCCGACACGGGGTCGATGAGCGACGACGACGCGGCCGTCCTCGAAGCGGCCCGCGAGCTCACGAGGGAGATGCTGTCGGAGTCGGCGGACGACGACGAAGGCGAAACCGAGTAG
- the rimI gene encoding ribosomal protein S18-alanine N-acetyltransferase: MTTVSSDGADSATDLRIRTAERADLLGIHRIEQAVFPQPWPFSALESYLGEAGFLVATTDADDGPRVVGYVIADTVPNHGTPLGHVKDLAVRPDHRREGVATALLKRALALLESVGAESAKLEVRADNEGARRLYRHFGFEHRKTIPNYYSNGEDALVMVRSLPNPT; encoded by the coding sequence GTGACGACGGTGTCGTCGGACGGGGCAGACAGCGCCACCGACCTTCGGATTCGCACGGCCGAACGGGCCGACCTGCTCGGGATTCACCGCATCGAGCAGGCGGTGTTCCCACAGCCGTGGCCGTTCTCGGCCCTCGAGAGCTATCTGGGCGAGGCGGGCTTTCTCGTCGCCACGACCGACGCCGACGACGGGCCGCGAGTCGTCGGCTACGTCATCGCCGACACGGTGCCCAACCACGGGACGCCGCTGGGCCACGTCAAGGACCTCGCTGTCCGGCCCGACCACCGGCGCGAGGGCGTCGCGACGGCGCTGCTGAAGCGGGCCCTCGCGCTGCTCGAATCGGTCGGCGCGGAGTCGGCCAAGCTCGAAGTGCGGGCGGACAACGAGGGCGCGCGACGGCTCTACCGCCACTTCGGTTTCGAGCACCGCAAGACCATCCCGAACTACTACAGCAACGGCGAGGACGCGCTGGTGATGGTCCGGTCGCTGCCGAATCCGACCTGA
- a CDS encoding aminopeptidase, with protein MDDRIRDHARTLVEWSARIEAGDDVVVEVGEGAHDLGVAVAERLGETGANLLATYRSPELQRAYLRAGDGEFETDPDYELALYERADSVLILKGSNNTAGSADVPGGRRQAHSKARQAIREARLDTDWVSTQHPTRAMAQQAGMAYAAYQDFVYDATLRDWESLAEEQARLKGILDDGETVRIRADGTDLTLDIGGRTAVNSAASVAYDSHNLPSGEVFTAPADTAGVVTFDVPMTIQGQRVRDVKLTFKDGVVVDFSAEQGAGVVEEVIETDGGSRRLGELGIGMNRGVDRITDNILFDEKMGGTVHLALGRAYDACLPAGVSGNESAVHEDLITTMGEGSLLEVDGETVQEDGRFVWE; from the coding sequence ATGGACGACCGGATACGCGACCACGCACGCACGCTCGTCGAGTGGAGCGCTCGCATCGAGGCCGGCGACGACGTCGTCGTCGAGGTCGGAGAGGGCGCACACGACCTGGGCGTCGCCGTCGCCGAGCGACTCGGCGAGACGGGCGCGAACCTGCTCGCGACCTACCGCTCGCCCGAACTCCAGCGGGCCTATCTCCGGGCGGGCGACGGCGAGTTCGAGACGGACCCCGACTACGAACTGGCGCTGTACGAGCGGGCGGACAGCGTCCTGATTCTCAAGGGGTCGAACAACACCGCGGGGAGTGCCGACGTGCCGGGCGGGCGCCGGCAGGCCCACTCGAAGGCGCGCCAGGCCATCCGCGAGGCGCGGCTGGACACCGACTGGGTCTCCACTCAGCACCCGACGCGGGCGATGGCCCAGCAGGCCGGGATGGCCTACGCGGCGTATCAGGACTTCGTCTACGACGCGACGCTGCGGGACTGGGAATCGCTGGCCGAGGAGCAGGCCCGGTTGAAGGGTATCCTCGACGACGGCGAGACGGTCCGCATCCGCGCCGACGGCACCGACCTCACGCTCGACATCGGCGGGCGCACGGCGGTCAACTCCGCGGCCAGCGTCGCCTACGACTCCCACAACCTCCCCTCGGGCGAGGTCTTTACCGCTCCGGCCGACACCGCCGGCGTCGTCACGTTCGACGTGCCGATGACGATACAGGGCCAGCGGGTCCGGGACGTGAAACTGACGTTCAAGGACGGCGTCGTCGTCGACTTCTCGGCCGAGCAGGGCGCGGGCGTCGTCGAGGAGGTCATCGAGACCGACGGGGGATCACGACGGCTGGGCGAGCTCGGCATCGGCATGAACCGCGGCGTCGACCGTATCACCGACAACATCCTCTTCGACGAGAAGATGGGCGGCACCGTCCACCTCGCGCTGGGTCGCGCGTACGACGCCTGCCTGCCCGCGGGGGTGTCCGGCAACGAGAGCGCGGTCCACGAGGACCTCATCACGACGATGGGCGAGGGGTCGCTACTGGAGGTCGACGGGGAGACGGTGCAGGAAGACGGCCGATTCGTCTGGGAGTGA
- a CDS encoding DsrE family protein, giving the protein MGLLDALVGGSDATAETENRYAILLSAGPEDAPVANNGFNYALEFDDAGYEVQVFLDGQATKWPSAFEENPDLPFSYDWEQIEQRGLLAGACGYCANAFDVVDSCERSGIDLLSDETEHAPSVAELADDGYEMLTIG; this is encoded by the coding sequence ATGGGACTGCTCGACGCACTTGTCGGTGGCTCGGACGCCACCGCGGAGACGGAGAACAGGTACGCGATACTGCTGAGCGCGGGCCCCGAGGACGCCCCAGTCGCCAACAACGGCTTCAACTACGCGCTGGAGTTCGACGACGCCGGCTACGAGGTCCAGGTGTTCCTCGACGGGCAGGCGACCAAGTGGCCCTCGGCGTTCGAGGAGAACCCCGACCTCCCCTTCAGCTACGACTGGGAACAGATAGAACAGCGGGGGCTGCTCGCCGGCGCCTGTGGCTACTGTGCGAACGCGTTCGACGTCGTCGACTCCTGTGAGCGGTCGGGCATCGACCTCCTCAGCGACGAGACGGAACACGCCCCGTCGGTCGCGGAGCTGGCCGACGATGGGTACGAGATGTTGACTATCGGGTAG